The Triticum aestivum cultivar Chinese Spring chromosome 7B, IWGSC CS RefSeq v2.1, whole genome shotgun sequence genome window below encodes:
- the LOC123157941 gene encoding uncharacterized protein, with amino-acid sequence MSFIFIKIIHRRARSLPLASLCHGQQAHLASPLRPQRPPSSAASTTETKRSGTPSIVETALCFHLRPPKAAAVVLLHRASPEPAHAHLQVHDPVAAADAAVIDYVTDDPSILSEQPDGGVQEPDATFDDYYYTEGVYYHMTETADDQE; translated from the exons atgtccttcatattcattaaaaTT ATCCATCGCCGAGCGCGGTCGTTGCCACTCGCCTCACTCTGCCATGGCCAGCAGGCACATCTCGCCTCGCCGTTGCGTCCACAAAGACCGCCGTCGTCCGCTGCGTCTACTACGGAGACGAAACGATCTGGAACCCCTTCCATCGTCGAGACGGCcctctgcttccacctccggccaccgaaggccgccgccgtcgttctgctgcaccgagcctcccccgagcccgctcaTGCACATCTGCAGGTCCACG accccgtggcggctgccgatgccgctgtaatcgactacgtcaccgacgacccctccatcttgtctgagcaaccag atggtggagtccaggagccagatgccacctttgacgactactactacaccgAGGGCGTCTACTACCACATGacggagaccgccgatgaccaggagtag
- the LOC123157940 gene encoding proline-rich receptor-like protein kinase PERK2, with protein MGLSPPSRPNVSASPPTPSVAFAYCSPGATARGTRTCRTSSPAPPRGDKGAVPSTPRALPSTHRSPLAPPRSLSCPRTRHLLQIHRRARSLPLASLCHGQQAHLASPLRPQRPPSSAASTTETKRSGTPSIVEPALCFHLRPPKAAAVVLLHRASPEPAHAHLQVRDPVAAADAAVIDYVTDDPSILSEQPDGGVQEPDATFDDCYYTEGVYYHMTETADDQE; from the exons ATGGGCCTTAGCCCACCCAGCCGGCCCAACGTCTCAGCCAGCCCACCTACCCCATCGGTCGCCTTCGCCTACTGTTCTCCTGGCGCGACCGCTAGAGGGACACGTACCTGTCGGAccagctcgccggcgccgccccgaggGGATAAGGGCGCCGTCCCCTCGACGCCTCGAGCCCTCCCGTCCACTCACCGCTCCCCACTTGcgccccctcgctctctctcttgcCCACGCACTCGTCACCTCCTCCAGATCCATCGCCGAGCGCGGTCGTTGCCGCTCGCCTCACTCTGCCATGGCCAGCAGGCACATCTCGCCTCGCCGTTGCGTCCACAAAGACCGCCGTCGTCCGCTGCGTCTACTACGGAGACGAAACGATCTGGAACCCCTTCCATCGTCGAGCCGGCcctctgcttccacctccggccaccgaaGGCCGCCGCCGTCGTTCTGCTGCACCGAGCCTCCCCTGAGCCCGCTCATGCACATCTGCAGGTCCGCG accccgtggcggctgccgatgccgctgtaatcgactacgtcaccgacgacccctccatcttgtctgagcaaccag atggtggagtccaggagccagatgccacctttgacgactgctactacaccgaGGGCGTCTACTACCACATGacggagaccgccgatgaccaggagtag